A section of the Salvelinus alpinus chromosome 36, SLU_Salpinus.1, whole genome shotgun sequence genome encodes:
- the LOC139565256 gene encoding putative nuclease HARBI1, with amino-acid sequence MSSSPSLATEDSVTSKRSSIGLQMVCNADCVISNVVAKWPGSVHDSRIFRASEIYQCLSQGEFSGVLLGDRRYGCQPFLLTPFTDPQEAQQAYNHAHARTRARVEMTFGLLKARFHCLHKLRVSPVRACDITVACAVLHNVACLRKERAPRVPPAMDWDNPAIFPDDDSGRLLRDQYVLNYFS; translated from the exons atgtcttcatctccttccctggccacagaagactctgtgacatcaaagaggagttctataggattgcag atggtctgcaatgctgactgtgtgatcagcaatgttgtggcaaaatggcctggctcagtccatgactccagaatctttcgggcctctgaaatctatcagtgcctatcacaag gtgaattctctggtgtgttgctgggagacaggaggtatggctgccagccttttctcctgacacctttcacagacccccaggaagcacagcaggcctacaaccatgcccatgccaggaccagggccagagttgaaatgacctttggcctcctgaaggcacgctttcactgccttcacaaattaagggtcagccctgttagggcatgtgatattactgtggcttgtgctgtcctccacaatgtggcctgcctgaggaaggagagggcccccagagtgccaccagccatggactgggacaatccggcaatcttccctgatgacgacagtggtcggctgctgagggaccaatatgtgttgaattattttagttag